The following are encoded in a window of Gossypium raimondii isolate GPD5lz chromosome 13, ASM2569854v1, whole genome shotgun sequence genomic DNA:
- the LOC105784046 gene encoding protein phosphatase 2C 37 — translation MAGTYCGVVGESEAAAATVEPKLRASRRRRLELRPFKIVADAAVQPPLENDRKRHKLDRDLFLPVSSRDCDNAFQNSKDHGFKNEGLFSNGTVKLMIEKSMEDEKERPKFGMASVCGRRRDMEDAVSIHPSFCKQSSQVQISSDIHFFAVFDGHGCTHVAMKCRDRFHEIVKEEVEACGGLNSVEWKNTMEKSFERMDEEVREWTVNAKESSTCRCQLRTPQCDAVGSTAVVALITPDKIIVANCGDSRAVLCRNGAAFPLSDDHKPDRPDELLRIEEAGGKVIYWDGPRVLGVLAMSRAIGDNYLKPFVIPKPEVTITERSEDECLILGSDGLWDVVTNDMACKVVRMCLCARKSSFAPGFSGNEMAVKNGALESFDKQCWDASVLLTKLALVRHSADNVSVVVVDLKKNQQAN, via the exons ATGGCTGGAACTTACTGTGGAGTTGTCGGAGAAAGTGAAGCGGCGGCAGCTACGGTTGAGCCAAAGTTAAGAGCTTCTCGCCGTCGGAGATTAGAGCTTCGTCCGTTTAAGATAGTAGCTGACGCTGCTGTTCAACCACCGTTAGAGAACGATCGGAAACGCCATAAGCTCGATCGCGATCTATTCCTACCGGTATCTTCTCGGGATTGTGATAACGCGTTTCAAAACTCGAAAGATCACGGATTTAAGAACGAAGGTCTATTTTCTAATGGAACAGTAAAATTAATGATTGAGAAGTCCATGGAAGATGAAAAGGAACGGCCGAAGTTCGGAATGGCTTCTGTTTGTGGAAGGAGACGAGATATGGAAGACGCTGTTTCGATTCATCCTTCGTTTTGTAAACAAAGCTCTCAAGTTCAAATTTCGTCGGATATTCACTTTTTCGCCGTCTTCGACGGCCACGGCTGCACTCAT gttgcGATGAAGTGTAGAGATCGGTTTCACGAGATAGTGAAAGAAGAAGTCGAAGCATGCGGCGGTTTGAATTCGGTGGAGTGGAAGAATACGATGGAGAAAAGCTTTGAGAGGATGGATGAAGAAGTTAGAGAATGGACAGTAAACGCCAAGGAGAGTTCTACCTGCCGATGTCAGCTTCGAACTCCACAGTGCGACGCCGTTGGATCCACCGCCGTAGTTGCTCTAATCACCCCGGATAAGATCATTGTTGCTAATTGCGGTGATTCTCGCGCTGTTTTGTGTCGAAATGGTGCCGCTTTCCCCCTCTCCGACGATCACAAG CCGGATCGACCCGATGAATTGCTCCGAATAGAAGAAGCCGGTGGCAAAGTAATTTATTGGGACGGCCCTAGAGTTCTTGGTGTTTTAGCCATGTCTAGAGCAattg gtgataattatttaaaaccgTTTGTTATACCAAAGCCTGAGGTGACAATAACAGAAAGAAGTGAAGACGAGTGTTTGATATTAGGAAGCGATGGATTGTGGGATGTAGTGACGAATGATATGGCGTGTAAGGTGGTGCGTATGTGTTTATGCGCAAGAAAATCATCATTTGCACCAGGGTTTTCAGGTAATGAGATGGCGGTAAAAAATGGTGCACTCGAAAGTTTTGATAAACAATGTTGGGATGCTTCTGTTTTGTTAACGAAGTTGGCCTTGGTTAGACATAGCGCGGATAATGTCAGCGTGGTGGTTgttgatttaaagaaaaatcaacaGGCGAATTAA